The Bacteroidota bacterium genome contains the following window.
AAAAAATGGTATCCCCCCGGCCAACTACATCTTGCCTAACCCCATCATTTTCCTGAGTTTTGCCAAAAAAACAAATCATGAGCGAAAATAGAAAAATGTTAAACCTGGTAGAAGAGTGCTTAAAAAGCGGATTACAAAAGAAAGATTTTATCCGCCAAAAAAACATTAGTCCTCACAAATATTACTATTGGCAAAAGAGGTACCTTGCCCAAAAAGGAAAGAGCGAGGAGAGACCGGTGTTTAAAGAAGTATCCATTCCTGCG
Protein-coding sequences here:
- a CDS encoding transposase, encoding MSENRKMLNLVEECLKSGLQKKDFIRQKNISPHKYYYWQKRYLAQKGKSEERPVFKEVSIPA